The Methanosarcina barkeri MS DNA window TATATTGATAGTTTTGTTTTGCATGTTCCTCGCAACAGGATGCGTGGGAAATAAACTGGTAACTCCAGAAAAAGCCGGAACCCAAGCTGATGCAGATACTCCAAATGGAGAAGAGGCAACTGAAACACAGAATTTGACAGAGAAAACGGAAATAAAAGAATATACACTTGAAGAACTTGCAAAGTACGACGGTACAAATGAAACGATATACATTGCTTATCAAGGTCAGGTATATGATGTCTCATCTGATAGTTATCTTTGGAAAGATGGCAATCATGAGGGATGTCCTGCAGGGAAAGATATAACCGAAGAATTAGACAGGACACCACACGGAGCTGAAATATTAAAGAAATATCCTATTGTCGGGACTTTGAAAGAATAATACAAAATTATGATAATTTTATAACAACTTTTTACGCATATTCGTTAAATTTTCTTGTTTCATACTATCACTTTTTGCCTATATGTCAGTAAACACAATTGGCACATTACCTAGGAAAATAAGTAAAAAAGTAAAAGAAATAAGGGAAAGCAAAAAGAAGAATTCCCATTTTCAGCCTTTCTTATAGCTTAAATCCCAGCTTCTGCTATTCTCAAGCATCCATAACTGAGAATCCAGTTCTTCTTCTTCAGGCTGAGGGTAGATTCTCTCAGTCTTGCCGTTAGGAAGCAGAAGGCGAGCTTTTACATTATCTTTAAGGTGAGTGCCAAGGATAACGTCTCTCACGACAGGGATATATTCGGAAGATACCGGAAAGAGGATTTCTACCCTGTTGTCCAGGTTGCGCGGCATAAGATCGGCGCTTCCCATAAGAATCTCTTCTTTTCCTCCATTCCTGAAATAATATATTCTGGAATGTTCGAGAAAACGGCCAACTATCGAGGTAACCCTGATATTTTCACTGAGCCCAATAATACCTGGCCTGAGGCAGCAGATTCCCCGGACAAGAAGATCTACCTTCACTCCGGCCTGAGAAGCCCTGTAAAGTTCCCGGATACACTGGTAGTCCACAAGGGAATTCATCTTGAAGATCAGGTGCCCATTTCCACACTTCTCGTGAAGGTCGATTTCACGCCTGATGCGCTCCAAAATCTGATGCCTTAGAGTCTGGGGAGCTACAAGGAGTTTGATATAATGGTCTTTTCGCGAATATCCAGTAAGGGCATTAAAAAGGTCAGAGACATCCTTACCTATGCATGGATCACTTGTCAGATACCCCATATCGGTATACAGTTTTCCTGTGACTGCGTTATAGTTACCTGTACTCATGTGCACATAATACCCGATACCTTCTTTTTCAGCCCTGACAACCAGACACATCTTGGAATGAATCTTACGTCCAGGGAAGCCGTAAGCTACATGAACCCCTTTGCACTCAAGTTCTTTTGCCCAGCCTATATTGTTTTCCTCATCGAAACGAGCTTTAAGCTCCACCAGGACCGCTACTTGTTTTCTCCGGTCCGCAGCCTTCATAAGGGCCTGAACAATTCTGGAATTGTCATCCACCCTGTACAGGGTCATTTTGATTGCCAGAACATCAGGATCTTCGGCAGATTCTTCCACGAAATCAATTACCGATTCGAAACTGTCATAGGGATGATAGAGAAGAATATCTCGTTTTTTCAGAGTTGCAAAAATTTTATCCCTATTTGCTAGTTGAGAATGTTTTTTCGGCTCGAAGGATTCATACTTAAGGTCAGGGCGATCGATCTTTGCAAGTTTACTTAGATTTGAAAGCCCCAGAGGAGCTGCAGACCTGAACATAAGGGAAGGGGAAAGGTCCAGGTTCTTAAGAAGAATATCCGAGATTTTTGCTGGCATTGTATAGTCGGTCTCAAGTCTGACAACCGACCCGAAGTAATTCCTGCCGACTCTTTGTTCTACAGCGGTCAGGAGGTCTTTGTCTCCATCCTCATCAAACCCAAGGTCTGCATCGCGTGTAATTCTGAAAGGATAAGCTCCAAGGATGCGCTGTCCGGGAAACAGGAGGTCAAGATTTGCAGCGATAAGCTGTTCAAGCCAGACAAAACGTCCTTTTTTCAGCTCTTTCAGACTGGAAGTTATTTTCTCCTGGTCTCCTTCAGGAACAACGATTAGTCGCATAAACATTGGAGGAATCTTGACCCTGGCAAAACGTTCCCCGTAATCCGGATCATCAATTAATACTGCAAGGTTAAGGCTGAGGTTGGAAATATGAGGGAAAGGATGTCCTGAATCAAAACCGAGAGGAGTAAGTAAAGGAAAAATATTTCTCTCGAAATAGTTTCTCAACTTTTCTCTTTCCTTCTTAGAAAGCTCAAAGTAATTAAGGACTTTAATTCCTTCTTTCCTGAGAGCAGGCTCAAGCATTTCATTCCAGCAACTGTCATTGAGAGGAAGCTGCCTGAGAAGCTCTTCCCGGATGACGCGAAGTTGTTCCTGTGCTGTCTCATCTGTCCGGTCATCTTTCATAGCTTCCACTATTCTTTTCTCGACGCCTGAAACCCTGACCATAAAAAATTCATCAAGATTACTTCCAAAGATCGAAAGAAACTTGACTCTTTCAAGCAGAGGATTGCGATCATCAAAAGCCTCTTCGAGTACTCTGTCATTGAACTGAAGCCAGCTGTACTCGCGGTCCGTATATAAACATGGATCGCTTAGGTCAGGCATACCGGAAACTTCTACCCGAGTTCCTTCAACATTATCCATCATCAGCCTATCAAAATCTGCACACTGAATGGGGAAGTTTCGCTCCATTGCTATCACGCGTGACCTGGGTTTTGCACTTATTCAAACTCGTCTTTAAAAATAATAAAAGATCTGAAGATAGGATCTCTGTAGATCTCATATTCAATTTCATTACCTGATTGTCACCCGGCTCTACTGGGTTAAAAAGAAGATATCCCCCGGGTTCACTCAAACAACTTAATATAGTTAGCCTTAGAGAAATATTTCCTTGATAACATCAACCCTGTTAGCCGACTAGAGTTTTGAATCCTTTGCATATGAGGAACGCAATCTCCTTATTAAGTTATCGGACATGCATTGACACCAAAACATATATAAACTTTTGTATCGGCCGGATTTAAGGAATCTCCGCCAACTCACTACTATTTATTAGTATATAGAACTAAAGATTTATAATATTATCTCTTGAAGACAATTATTGACAAAGCCAATTATTGACAAAAACAAAAAAAGATGCCCCAGGTAAGAAAGAAAAAGTACTGGAAGACTGCAAGAAAAGATTGGAAATTTCCAGGTAAATACTCTATTAGTATATGTTAGGAAGTACACTGAAATTTCTCTAAAGGTTTGCTTTTGAGCCGGTTTCAAATTTATCTTTTAAATGTGAGTAAAACTCCTGCTCTTTTCCAGTGGTCTTTCTGAAAAGCCGTTCCACAATCAGCTCTGGAGTGCTCCGAGCAATACGATTGTATACAGGATTCCGGTTTACGATTAACTCAAGGTTGGAGTCCAGACCATCGGCCTCAATTCCATCCACTCTTACTTCCGTTCTGGTATTTTCAAGGATAAGTTCCGAAAGATGGGAGACAAAAACTCCAAGACTCTGTTCATTTCTGGACAGATATTCAAGAATTCCTGCTATAATTCGTGCAGAAGCTCCAGGCTCAGTGATCGATTCCAGTTCGTCCGCAAGCACCAGTTTTTCTGAGGCTTCGGAGAGTACTGAGAATTGCTTGAGGGTAGTCTCGAAAGCTCCTGCATCGAGAGTTCCTTTCGATTTGCCAAAATAGTAGAATTCCTCTATAGGCCCGAGTTCAAGTTTTTTTGCAGGAACTGGAAAGCCCATATACCCAAGAATTACGCATTGGGCAAGGAGCTCAAGCAGGGAAGTCTTACCACCTGAGTTTACTCCGCTCAAAAGTACAACCCTGTTTTCCAGACCTGCCGGGGAAAAACCGGTTTTTCCGATGGAATAGCTGATAGGATCGATTTCTCCGTACCGAGCTTTTAAAAAGAGGTTTTCTCCACCTGTAAAACCTATACCGGCTTCGGGAATCAATTCGGGAAGATTAAGCTGAAACTCTGTCGAAAAACAGGCAATTGAAAAGCCAAGGTCAAAATCCAGAACTTTCCTGACAAGCTTTTC harbors:
- a CDS encoding cytochrome b5 domain-containing protein; the protein is MGKIMRKKLIILIVLFCMFLATGCVGNKLVTPEKAGTQADADTPNGEEATETQNLTEKTEIKEYTLEELAKYDGTNETIYIAYQGQVYDVSSDSYLWKDGNHEGCPAGKDITEELDRTPHGAEILKKYPIVGTLKE
- the ppk1 gene encoding polyphosphate kinase 1 — translated: MERNFPIQCADFDRLMMDNVEGTRVEVSGMPDLSDPCLYTDREYSWLQFNDRVLEEAFDDRNPLLERVKFLSIFGSNLDEFFMVRVSGVEKRIVEAMKDDRTDETAQEQLRVIREELLRQLPLNDSCWNEMLEPALRKEGIKVLNYFELSKKEREKLRNYFERNIFPLLTPLGFDSGHPFPHISNLSLNLAVLIDDPDYGERFARVKIPPMFMRLIVVPEGDQEKITSSLKELKKGRFVWLEQLIAANLDLLFPGQRILGAYPFRITRDADLGFDEDGDKDLLTAVEQRVGRNYFGSVVRLETDYTMPAKISDILLKNLDLSPSLMFRSAAPLGLSNLSKLAKIDRPDLKYESFEPKKHSQLANRDKIFATLKKRDILLYHPYDSFESVIDFVEESAEDPDVLAIKMTLYRVDDNSRIVQALMKAADRRKQVAVLVELKARFDEENNIGWAKELECKGVHVAYGFPGRKIHSKMCLVVRAEKEGIGYYVHMSTGNYNAVTGKLYTDMGYLTSDPCIGKDVSDLFNALTGYSRKDHYIKLLVAPQTLRHQILERIRREIDLHEKCGNGHLIFKMNSLVDYQCIRELYRASQAGVKVDLLVRGICCLRPGIIGLSENIRVTSIVGRFLEHSRIYYFRNGGKEEILMGSADLMPRNLDNRVEILFPVSSEYIPVVRDVILGTHLKDNVKARLLLPNGKTERIYPQPEEEELDSQLWMLENSRSWDLSYKKG